The following nucleotide sequence is from Natronosalvus caseinilyticus.
GCGCTCGAGCGCGAGCAGACCGTTCGAGTCGTGGTAGAGCGCGAGGTCGCCGGTGACGGCCACCAGCGGATCGTCGGTCGCGCTGCCAGCTCCGAGTGCCGTGCTCACGATCCCGTCGATCCCGCTGGCTCCCCGGTTCGCGAGAACGGTGAGGTCCGCGTCTCGGGGCTCGCCAAAGCGGTCAGCGTCCCGAATCGGCATGCTGTTCGAGACGAAGACGGTCGACGGGTCGGGCGCGTGCTCGAGCACCGTCGCGAGGATGGCCCCCTCGAAGGAGGCAGACTCGAGGCTCGATCGGGACCGGGTCGTTCTGCACAGGTCCCAGTGGTGCGCCTCGGCGGCCGCGAGCGTCTCGAGCCAGTCTCTTTCGACGCTTTTGCGCGCCGTCTCGACCTCGAGTTCGCTCGAGACGGCCTCGAAGAGGGGTGTGGGCTCGGAAACGACGAGATCGGTCGCGGTGAACGTCGCCTCGCGCCACTCGCCCGCGGGGTCGACCAGGAACTGCCGGCAGTCGGCGTCCTGCAGCGCGCATCGGAGGGGTTTCGACGTTGGAGAGGCACCGAACCGGACGACGACGTCGGGGTCCGGAACGGCCTCGACGTAGGCGTCGTAGCCGCCGTAGACGACCGGTTCGTCCTCAGCCGTCCACTCGAGGTGCGGCCCGAACCGCAGCGTCGACAACGGGTCTGCGAAGACCGGCGCGCCGACGGCTGTCGCGACCTCGACGACGGCGCTCGTTTCGGGTTCACCGATCGGCGGGTCCGCTGGCCCCGCAACGATCAGCGGCCGGGCGGCGTCTTCGAGCGCTCGAGCGATCCGTTCGGGTGCTCGCGAGTCCGCCGGTGACGTCGTTTCCCCCGCCGACACCCGAACGAACGGCCCGTCTCGACCCCGTCCAGCCAGCGTGTCCTCGAGCGCCGCCGGCACGGCGTTGGGAACCGGCGTCGGCTCGAGTGGCTTACGGAACGGGCAATTCAGGTGAACCGGGCCAGCCGGCGTCGGCGTACCCGAGGTCCGGGCGAGCGCTCGAGCGGCCGTCGTCCGCAGCGAGCGAAGTGCGCGCTCGTCGGGTTCGGGCACCGGGAGTTCGGCGTACCAGCGAACGGCGTCGCCGTAGAGCTTCACCTGATCGACCGTCTGATTCGCCCCGCTGTCGCGCAGTTCGGGCGGACGGTCGGCGGTCAGGACGAGCAACGGCACGCGGGCCTGGCTCGCTTCGATCACCGCCGGGTGAAAGTTCGCCGCGGCCGTCCCCGAAGTGCAGACGAGCGCGGTCGGTTCGCCGATTCGACGCGCGCGTCCGAGAGCGAAAAAGGCCGCCGAGCGCTCGTCGAGGTGGGAGTACGTCTCGACCTCGGGATGTTCGGCGAACGCCACCGTCAGCGGCGTCGACCGACTGCCGGGCGCGAGACAGACGGCCTCGAGGCCCCCAGCGGCCAGTTCGTCGACGAGCGTGCGAGCCCAGAGCGTCGCGCGGTTCGGTGCCGTCATGAGATCACTCGCGAAGTTCGTCCAGGATCGGTCGGTACTTGAGCACGACCTCGTCCCACTCGTCGTCGGGGTCGCTGTCGGCGACGATGCCGTTGCCGGCGAACAGCGTCACCGTGTCCTCGTGAGCGACTCCCGAGCGGATGCCGACGGCGAACTCGCCGTCGCCGGCGGCGTCGAACCAGCCGATCGGTGCCGCGTACCACCCCCGGTCGAACGTCTCGACGTCGCGGATCGTCTCCCAGGCGGCTTCGGGAGGAATGCCGCCCACCGCGGGCGTCGGGTGCAGGGCCTCCACGACGTCGAGCACGTGGTGGTCTGACTCGAGCGTCGCCTCGATTGGGGTCCAGCAGTGTTGAATCGTGGCCAGCCGTTTGACCCGTCGCTTCTCGACTTCAATGTCGGCCGCGAGCGCCTCGAGCTGGCTGCGAATCGTGTCGACGACGATGCCGTGTTCCCGCCGGATCTTCTCGCTGTCGAGGAGTCGGTCGGCCAGCTCCTCGTCGGCCTCCCTGGAGTCGCCCCGGGGGGCCGACCCCGCGAGCGCCTCCGTCCGGACGTCGGCGCCGGACTTCCCGACCAGGCGCTCCGGCGGGGCGCCGAAGAACGTGCCGCTCTCGCCGTCCCGAAAGAGAAACCGGTAGCAGTTCGGGTACTGTCGGCGCAGTCGCTCGAGACAGGCTGGCACGTCGAGGGGCCCCTCGAGGTCGACCTCGAGGGCCTGGGCCAGGACGACCTTCTCGAGGACGCCGTCCGCGATGCGCTCGAGGGCCGTCTCGACGCCCTCGGTCCACTGTTCGCGCGTCGTCGTTCGTCGAGTGTCGTCGATTCCGGGACCCGTCCCGCTCGAGCGCATCGCGGGTCCGCCCGAAAGTCGGTCGTGCCAGGACTCGAGTGCCGCCGTCGCGTCGTCGTCGCTCGTGTCGACCGTAGTGAGCCACGTTCCCTCGTCGGTTCGCGCGAGAACCACCGACGGAACGACGAACGTCGCCGCGGCGAACGACGTCCAGGGGTCGCGCGGTTCGTGGCCGTCGTGGAAGGCGAATCCGCCGAACGCTCGCGGGCGGGCGACGGCGGGGCCGTCGTGGTCGACGCCGTCGAACGCCGCCGTCGCTTGCG
It contains:
- the menD gene encoding 2-succinyl-5-enolpyruvyl-6-hydroxy-3-cyclohexene-1-carboxylic-acid synthase encodes the protein MTAPNRATLWARTLVDELAAGGLEAVCLAPGSRSTPLTVAFAEHPEVETYSHLDERSAAFFALGRARRIGEPTALVCTSGTAAANFHPAVIEASQARVPLLVLTADRPPELRDSGANQTVDQVKLYGDAVRWYAELPVPEPDERALRSLRTTAARALARTSGTPTPAGPVHLNCPFRKPLEPTPVPNAVPAALEDTLAGRGRDGPFVRVSAGETTSPADSRAPERIARALEDAARPLIVAGPADPPIGEPETSAVVEVATAVGAPVFADPLSTLRFGPHLEWTAEDEPVVYGGYDAYVEAVPDPDVVVRFGASPTSKPLRCALQDADCRQFLVDPAGEWREATFTATDLVVSEPTPLFEAVSSELEVETARKSVERDWLETLAAAEAHHWDLCRTTRSRSSLESASFEGAILATVLEHAPDPSTVFVSNSMPIRDADRFGEPRDADLTVLANRGASGIDGIVSTALGAGSATDDPLVAVTGDLALYHDSNGLLALERCGVDATIVLLDNDGGGIFHKLPIESFDPPFTEQFRTPHGLEFDSLGELYGFDVRHVDPVEFEDAYRESLAASGTQLLLVSFDAEASHRQREALEERVLEAVRDLVSNRDLE
- a CDS encoding isochorismate synthase → MDRPSGQGRVDASGRATTAVADGRLVSRSRPIGDVSFGTILEHAQGTRAQWATADGLELVGWGETARLTASGPDRFDEIRAQATAAFDGVDHDGPAVARPRAFGGFAFHDGHEPRDPWTSFAAATFVVPSVVLARTDEGTWLTTVDTSDDDATAALESWHDRLSGGPAMRSSGTGPGIDDTRRTTTREQWTEGVETALERIADGVLEKVVLAQALEVDLEGPLDVPACLERLRRQYPNCYRFLFRDGESGTFFGAPPERLVGKSGADVRTEALAGSAPRGDSREADEELADRLLDSEKIRREHGIVVDTIRSQLEALAADIEVEKRRVKRLATIQHCWTPIEATLESDHHVLDVVEALHPTPAVGGIPPEAAWETIRDVETFDRGWYAAPIGWFDAAGDGEFAVGIRSGVAHEDTVTLFAGNGIVADSDPDDEWDEVVLKYRPILDELRE